The following nucleotide sequence is from Populus nigra chromosome 15, ddPopNigr1.1, whole genome shotgun sequence.
ctcaatGAGTTGTTGGACTCACTCTTttgttatttatcttttcaagCTTATAGCTTATTAGCATGTGACTTTTGTTGGACCTTTAAAACCTActcttttagttgtttttgttatttatcttttcagACTTATAGCTTATTAGCATGTGACTTTTGTTGGACCTTTAAAACCTACTCTTTTAgttgtaattaatattttttttatgttcatttaGTGCTCCATAACTAAGATATTTGTATTAACTTTTGTATTAAgataatcaatttatattatgaaattagTTATGTTATCATGTTGCATAgatctttgttttatttatatagatgaaAAAGTATGTATGTAAGTTTAGGTTCGTATAGGTATGGAAACCTAGAAGGGGACTTTacctatgtgccggtcatggattCAGAAATCGGGTTGTGAAAAATTCTCATTAAATAtgtctttttttactttttatattttgtgatAGATATGTTTTTCTATAATTCCATGATAATTATCATGTTATTGTTTTAACATGAATTAAGTATTCTTGCCTTTTATAGGAAATGTCGAGGAATAGAGAAATAACAGGTGCTATAAAAGTAAGTGATCATCAGGATGTCGTCTTTATTGTGCGGTTGAGTATTAAAAGGTAGATGAGAAGGAGCGGTGCACCCGCACCTCAATATTTTAAAGGGATACCTCCACTAGTGAAGGAGGAGTCTTAAGAGTTAGAAGAGGAAAATGTGGTTGGTGAAACATGTATAGGGGTAGCAGATCCTGAGCCTGTTACAAAGTTTCAATAGCTTAGCTAGGCTTTACGAACCTGGATAAAGTTTACTATAGAGAGAGATAGGAGAAGGGATAGAGATGTATCATCATCATTCCACACTGTTCGGGGAGTTAATGTGACATTGAATGACTTTATGAAGTTGGCATGTTCTACCTTTATTGAGATGGACAGTTCAAAGGATACTCAAAGGATTTTATACGACATCTAGCGGTGGTGTGAAGCTTTATGATATACAAAGCACCGGGCTGTGAGTTTGGAGTTGTTCAGGTTAGAGGAAGATGTGGCAATCTTTTGGTTTGAGTTTAGGGAGAGAACAAGGCCAGCAAAGGTTCAATAGACATGGAAGGAGTTTAGCACCATGTTCTTATACAGGTTTTTCCCTTAGAGTGTTAAGGATGCTCGACTTTATGAGTTTAAAAGGCTATCTTAGAGGAGTATGACAGTGGATGAGTATGATCTGAAGTTCACTTATCTGTCTAGGTATGCGGAACATCTTCTATCCACTAAAGAGTGAAAGGTGAAGATTCATTAAAGGACTCAAATCCTCGATGTATGTCGTGATGGTGTCACATATGTTTCCATCCTACTTCTTAGCTATTGATAATGTCAAGTTGACAGGGGCGCGAGAATTGAAGGACATGGCTGCAGGCCAGTCTAAAAGGCCTAGAGAAGAGGGTTATTCTTTTAAGCAACAAGTATCGAATGCAGGTCCATCTAAGGGACAAAGTGGCCATGAGGGCTTATAGATTTATAGGAGGTATAAATAAAGACCTCCAGCTAGCGGTTCATGGGTTTATAGCTCTGAGCACCACTAATGTCATTTTGACTGTCTGAGCCACTAGCTGAAGGTTTTTGTCTAAACTTCATATAAATCCATGAGCCTTGATAGACACTTCGTCTCTTAGATGGACCTGTACTCGATCCTTGTTGTCTAAAAGAATAACCATCTTCTTTAGGCCTTTCAAACTCATCCACTGTTATGCATACCTAGACAGATAAGTGAACTTCAGATTATACTCATCCACTGTTATGCTCTTCTGAAATAGTCTTTCAAACTCATAAAGTCGAGCATCCCTAACACTCTAAGGGATAAACTTGTCTAAGAACATAGTGCTAAACTCTTTTCATGTCCACTGAACCTTTGCTGACCTTGTTCTCTCCCTAAACTCAAACCAAAATATTGTctgtcaaaaaaccatctctacccaatagcttaagctgttaggtgaggtcctaggatatgatttatattattctctaacacaccccctcaagtgaaagccctttgggcttgaaacttgcacaggcccattttaccttgtgcttaatttttatcaaataaatggggatggtgagattcgaactcgagaccacttggtcatcaaggctctgataccatgtcaaagaaccatctcaacccaaaagcttaagctgttaggtgaggtcctaggatatgatttatattattctctaacacaccccctcaagtgaaagccttttgggcttgaaacttgcacatgcccactttaccttgtgcttaatttttatcaaataaatggggatggtgagattcgaactcgtgaccacttggtcatcaaggctctgatatcatgtcaaagaaccatctctacccaatagcttaagcttttaggtgagatggttctttgacatggtatcagagccttgatgaccaagtggtcacgagttcgaatctcaccatccccatttatttgataaaaattaagcacaaggtaaaatggacctgtgcaagtttcaagcccaaaagggctttcacttgagggggtgtgttagagaataatataaatcatatcctgggacctcacctaatagcttaagcttttgggttgagatggttctttgacattgTCATATCTCCTTCTAACCTGAACGACGCTAAACTCATAGCTCGGTAGTCTATATATCCTAAAGCTTCATACTGTCATCAGATGTCGTCTGAAAACCTTTAAGGATCCTTTGAACTGTCCATCCCAATCAAGAGAGGACGTGCCAACTTCATGAAGTCATTCAATGACACAATGACTCCCTGAATAGTGTGGGATAACGATGATACATCTTTATCCCTTCTCATATCTCTCTCCATAGTAAACTCTATCCAGGTCCGCATAGCCTAGTTAAGTTGTTGAAACTCTGTAACAGGCTAAGGATTTGCTACCCTTATACCTGTTTCACCAACCACATTTTCGTCTTCTAACTCCTGAGACTCTCCTCTACTGGTGGAGGTATTCTCTCAACATGTTGAGGTATGGGTGCACCACTTCTTCTCCTCTACCTTTTAATACTCAACCGCATAATAAAAACTGCATCTTGATCGTCACCTACCCTACTAGTATCAACTATTTATCTATTCATtggtattttctataaaaaggcAAGAACATTTAAGTCATGCTAGAATAATAACATGATAATTATCATGGAATTATAGAAAAACATATctatcataaaatataaagagtTAAAGAAGACATGATTGATGAGAATAATAAACAAGAAAGAGGGAAGCCCACGCAAGATTTTTATCAAGAAACAAGAACCACCAGCCTCACATATTATctttctatgattgtttttttccatTAGGCCCCCAAATTTTGACAAAGGGTGATTGACATGTGCAATCAAAGGACTGAAATTGCATTGGATGAGCTCAATGTCACTTTTTAAAATGCTCCGAACCTTTAGAAGAATCGTGGCAAGCATTTGTCCTAATGAGAAGTACAGCAAAACCACTTGTCTAAGTGGTGGCACTGCAAGAATCTAATAGTAACTCTTCATCTGTATTTACACCACATGTAACacaaattggaaaaatattgtACGTTTTAGTCAAATTAGGTCAGTGCTTTGAGTCCCCATAAATTGGAACCTAACTGCTGTTAAAGGGAACTGCTTTGCATATGGCCTAGAACAGGTCTAGCTTCTTTGCTCTCTTCTGCACTCAGTTTTTGCTAAAGACAACTTGAGAATAGAATATATCAGTTATTATAATGGTTTTGTTTAGAATCGTGTGACTTAATAGTGTTCTTATAAATTATGGGTTTTCTGTTTTGTCACTGTACTTAAAGCAGGTTCCCTCAAACATCACAGGAAGAGCAGCAGCATCGAGGCAACAATTTAGCAAGTAAAGGTTGGAAAAAGAGAGCATTTGACAACCCAATAGTAGAAAAAACCAGGGATGTTCATGTTAAGAACACAGAATCAATTGCCTCAACACATGACAAGAAACTCCTTGGAATTCCTTTTGGTTTATTTCATCATCAGAATACAAAAAACTCTTGTAGGCTGATATCATGAGAATTAGACAAGGATGTGATTCAGTAATTCCCATAAGCATAAAGCAGGACTCAAGTAGAAGAAACCAAACTAAAATGTCTTATTTCTCTTGCGGATGGCTCTCAAAACTGCCTGGCATACTAACTCCAAGTCTGCTTATCCATCACACAAAATTTCCAGCTACTAAAACTTACCTTGGAAAATAAAGAACAGCAAGCAAAAGCACTTCAGTATTTCTAATGATATCCTTTGATGGGAGTTTGAGATAAGGAGGGAGAGAAAGCTGGTCAGATTCCAATACAAAAGAAGGGATAAGAGAGACGTGTGAGAGGATAAACCCAACTCAGAGAGGATCCCTTGTGAAGGAATATGTACGTAGGCAATCAAGTGTATCCTCAGATGGAGATGATCTCTATCTTCAGACAGGGGTAGTGACAGGTGACAGGTGACAGTGACAGGTTACAGTTAAGAAAGCAACTATTAACCTCGCCAGGTATATTCCATAATTATGCAGGTATTAGATCCTCTTTGAAGTCCTAACCAAATTATTTGAACAGTTATTATCTTGTCTTGTCCTCCCAAATTTtgtcaaaaacatcaaaagattTTCTGACACCATCATATAGCAGCAAGATTAGGGAGAAAAGAGAGTGGGAGAAGAAACAGAGAGCATAAACAACTGATGGGACTTGATCAGTAACATTACATAAACAGTTATGAATCAAGGCAAAATAAATAGACACTTGCAACAAACTATATCGATTCATCTTATGTAGCTACTCCAACCCTTGTTCCAATGCAGACTTTGGGAAAAATAACAGCAAGAGAGCTAACTTTATTCATTCAATTCAACCATTGACTGAGAAGGAGAAATCATCATCAGTCACTGCTCTAGAAGAATAGACTTCACCTTCACTAGCATAGGAATTACTGAAGTCATCATTGTCATTGTCTCTCTCCTTCAATTCCTCAATTTTGGCTACAGCCACCTTCAAATCCCACCTCCTCTCCAAATTCCATTCACAGCAGCACATCCCAATTTTCAACAGCTTCAGCATCTCACCCTCGCAATTCTTGGTCCTCATCATATCCATATCAAATACCTCTCCTGTCCACTCTTCTCTAACAActgagttaacccaagttgcCAAATCTGCATCACCACCCTTTCCTTGCGTTAAATAATTTTCAGGGAACTTGCCTGTCAAGATTTCCAGAATTAGTATACCAAGACTCCACACATCAGTCTTCCTATTCGGACGGTCGGATTGAGAGCATTCAGGCGACTTGTAGGCAACCATAACTTGTTGAGAATGGTCTTTATTAACCACGGGAACTAGGGCATAATCTGTCAAGAGGGGCTCGAATGTATCATCTAGAAGAACGTTGGAGGATTTTAGGTGACCATGAGGCAAAGCTAATGTTGGAAACTCCTTGTAGAGATAGGCCAACCCCTTGGCAACTCCTTTGACGATCCTCAGCCGAGTTGGCCAGTCAATCCATGGTTTTCCCGGGGAACGCTTACCTGAAGATAAAtccataaaatcaacaaatcagTCTTGATAAACAATATTAGCACTCTTTCCTTCTATTTCTTGTATGATaaatgtgataaaaaacaatcatccaCACGTTAAGGCAATCATGTCTGTCCCTCGTAGTAAAAGCACAAACATTTGCGTGGATGATAACTTCTTAATACAATTCCCTTAGGTGTATGGAAAGTGTTAGAGAGAGGCTTAGTTACCATGAAGATGAGAAGCCAAGCTGCCATTTTCAACGTAGTCAGAGACCAAaagcttttcttcttttctgtaGTAGTATGCCACTAGAGGGAGCAAGTTAGGGTGTGACAATGTTCCTAACTTTCTCATGTGCTCATGAAATCCTTCCTTACCTACATTACTCATATGCCTAAACCTCTTCACAACCATAGCAGGCCCATCTAAAAGAACTGCCTTATAAGATGACCCAAAAGTACCACTGCCCAGGACCTCAGCAGAGGCCCTAAGGAGGTCTTGCAAATCAAATCTATCCCTATCATATCTTACGAAATGCAAGTACTGCCCACTATCACCCATTTTACCATCACCAAACTGATCTGATGATTGAGCTTCCTTTTTATCATCACCAAATTTCTTTTTGGTATCCTTAAATTTGAGTGTTTTGTTTTGGCGGCTGCGGATGCAGGCAAAGACAACAATAGCAGATAATGCAACCACAGATACAACAACGACCGCAATAATTACGACGGTCTTTTTCCTGGATGATTTGCATGCAGGCAGTGGCTTTCCACATAACCCTTGATTCCCTGCATCATGCATACACAAATGAATGCCTTAAATATTGCAACAGCCTAATGTTTCTGAAGAGATTCTTTTTACAGCCCATAATTTGACTTCTACAACAAGAATCGGATCAACAACGTGCTTACCACATACAAATCCATCAAAATTATTAGACCAGTTTTCACATAATTATCAAGGGAAAACACAGAAATAGATTTCCAGTTGCAtccaatatatatttatgagaacaagaaaaaaggtgaatattggattgaaattgaaaggcaTAGAGTTTCTATAGGAATTAACCTGCAAAAGAGCTTGGACTGAAGTCAGCAAGGCTGGTAGGTATCTGACCCTTGAAATTGTTACCTGCAGCATTAAACACAGTCAAGTTTTCTTGAGGGAAATCAGGCAAGTTCCCATCAAATTGATTCCCTTCAAGGCTCAACTTTGTTAGCTTCTGCAGCAAAACAAGTGATCTAGGAATTTCACCAGTAAACTCATTATGTGCCAAATAAACTTCCTTCAACGAACTCATTCCGTCAAATGCATCCTTGTCAATTTTTCCTGAGAAATTGTTGTTGGACAAATACAAGTTTCTCAAGGAACTAAGTTTTTTCACTTCAGGCATTGGACCCTCAAAGCTATTATTCATGAAGCTTAACGTTCTCAACGTTGGCAATTGCATCAAGATGTCTATGTCAATGGTACCCTTTAAGCCCATATTCTCAAGCAACAACTTATCGATCGTGCTATCATTGTTGCAACGCAAACCAACCCAATTGTCAGTGCCACCGGTGCACGGAGGAATGCCTGACGCATTCCAATCGTAGAGTAAGGAGTTTGTAGACAAGGAGTTCTTGAAGTTGACGAGGATTTCAGCATCAGTTGCACCGTGTGATGTCACAAAAAAATGGCTCGCCGTGACCAAAAAGTAAAATAGCAGCATCATGAGGTGCCAACAAGCTACCTTATGAGCCAGTATGAAGATGTGTGTAGTTTTCTTTCAAGCATCAAATATTGaacaaaaaagagaggatgGGAAATGGTTTAAGAGGGTGTCAGACTAGGAAATCAAGAGTTTTGGAGAAAGCAAAGGGTACAAGTTAAGGTTGTAATTGACGAAGTCTTCCTATGAAGAAGCATGAGCTGTGTTACCAAGGAGGCCGgccattttgatgttttttcttttatataatatataatgatTTTCTTGATTGGTAACTAATGGCATGTCCTGGTAAGATCATATGATTATATTTATATGGGTGTCTTTTGTTGTTAACAAGGCATCAAGAAGTCTGTAATCAGTGTGATAATGACAAGAAAAACACATTGATTTATGACTTCTATGTCTTTAATCTTTGTGATTTGTGTGTTTCCTTTTAGACGATATGGTATAGTAGAAGATATGGTTAATTTGCATGTATAACCCTTGTTTTTGTCAttcaatctgttttttttttaattattttttacctaaaaaatattaaattaatatttttgttaaatgcTTTTCAGGCACCAAATTACGCTAATTCTAATTCATCACAAGAAGATTATTGCCAattcatacacacacacacgtacacACACAATATATGATCTAATAGTTTGATAGGATAACTATTTAAGTTAGATTTAGTAATTTCtcgaattaattttaatttttttaatttgatgtgtgtgtgtataattgTGATAAATgcaatatgaaattgaaaaataggtACAAGTAATTAGCAATGCTCAATCTAAAATCCGATCCAATGAAGGGTTTGGATGACTAAGTTAACACacttcttatattattttttaatgacttattaaaacaacattatttttttaaataccctATATTTGGATCGGTTGAGTTTGGACTTGATTGACCAGGTTAGCTTTAACAGAATTATAACCATTTCTAGCATAGTTTAAGATCCGGTCCAAGGTTCGGGTTCCGGATTTTGATCaggtcagtttttttaaaatcaaaacaatgtcattttagtaaaaaaaacaaaaaacaaaagtcaacgggtttaTAACCGGGTCTTGTCGGGTTAACAAGGTCACTGGGTCACACCgggttttttcttcctcttttttttcttcaacccggccCGGTTCCAGCCCTAGACCGGGtcggatttcaaaactatggtttcTAGTAAGTCATTAtggactttttaaaaaaaaaaaaaaattgatccaattAAGCTGGCTCTGTGTTTAGGACTTTTATAGTCTTTACGTGTTATCTTGCAGTTTGATACAAAACCTTTTACATGAACTCGGAAATTGGATCAAAatggttttaattaatttaaggatAAACAAATTATTTCCCCATCAGATCATGTGGACACAAGAGTGTTTGACTGAATAACCTGTCCAGGTCATCAAAAAATCGTGAATTTCAAGCCCAATTATTTAAATATCcaaattattatgttttgggttaatgaaaacaaattattatcttataattaataataaatttaataaaggtGTATTTATTTTCTGGGTTGATGTTTATCAGACACCTCAAGCAAAGCAAAGAATACGATAATGACTTGAGAAGTGAAGAAAGGtaattaacccaaaaaaaaaaaaagagttctcCACCTTCACACTCGGAGCAAGTAGCAACCCTTTATTCTTCACTTCATTCAAtgtcttttttccctttcactTCATTGAAGGCCAAGAGAGCTCACGGGATAAACTTAAGCCTTTCTGCTTTACAGCAAGTGCTTTTGGCTAGTTTTCTGTGCTACTCCTGCATCTTTGAGGTCAGAAAGCCGTGTAGCTGGCGCATGGATACTAGAATCTTTCACAATGTAGATTTATAATGAGTGCTAGTAAATCTGTATTCTTTCCCTCCACAAAGCATATATATTATGCTTAGCTTAAACTCCCAAGCAAGATGTTGTTTACTCTCTCCTATATTGTGAAATGTTGCTTTCTTCACAGCTACAAAAGTTGCATGGTGTCACAGACCTCTTGCCAGCTTCTCTCAAGTCACTTATAAAGTACCAGCCCTAATTACACAGACTGCCAACCTGAGTAATTATTCTCCACCTCACAACTTCAACAATGATCAACAACACCTCTACCACCTCTGGCGATACCCTTATAGAAGCTCATTGCTCCGGTCCGCATGTAACGTTCACCAAGGAAAACGATCAATCAGACCAGCTGCAGGCTAATGTACCCTTGTTACTTCAACCTTCATATGCTAGATCAAAATCACTACTC
It contains:
- the LOC133674622 gene encoding probable LRR receptor-like serine/threonine-protein kinase At4g31250, yielding MAGLLGNTAHKTTHIFILAHKVACWHLMMLLFYFLVTASHFFVTSHGATDAEILVNFKNSLSTNSLLYDWNASGIPPCTGGTDNWVGLRCNNDSTIDKLLLENMGLKGTIDIDILMQLPTLRTLSFMNNSFEGPMPEVKKLSSLRNLYLSNNNFSGKIDKDAFDGMSSLKEVYLAHNEFTGEIPRSLVLLQKLTKLSLEGNQFDGNLPDFPQENLTVFNAAGNNFKGQIPTSLADFSPSSFAGNQGLCGKPLPACKSSRKKTVVIIAVVVVSVVALSAIVVFACIRSRQNKTLKFKDTKKKFGDDKKEAQSSDQFGDGKMGDSGQYLHFVRYDRDRFDLQDLLRASAEVLGSGTFGSSYKAVLLDGPAMVVKRFRHMSNVGKEGFHEHMRKLGTLSHPNLLPLVAYYYRKEEKLLVSDYVENGSLASHLHGKRSPGKPWIDWPTRLRIVKGVAKGLAYLYKEFPTLALPHGHLKSSNVLLDDTFEPLLTDYALVPVVNKDHSQQVMVAYKSPECSQSDRPNRKTDVWSLGILILEILTGKFPENYLTQGKGGDADLATWVNSVVREEWTGEVFDMDMMRTKNCEGEMLKLLKIGMCCCEWNLERRWDLKVAVAKIEELKERDNDNDDFSNSYASEGEVYSSRAVTDDDFSFSVNG